One genomic segment of Ipomoea triloba cultivar NCNSP0323 chromosome 9, ASM357664v1 includes these proteins:
- the LOC116029365 gene encoding DNA (cytosine-5)-methyltransferase 1B-like isoform X2 translates to MQRESSIGYCRANKSDTYVEITYKRRQKRTRLESCEYTSGSCKIPRQATVSSELDLYESEIVGTGRPQVVQTEPDAVALTRRGRNDFPVNRRLTEFSFYDEDEKLQLVEVIETKKMYISGAILPLEGAYGKGREKGVRCNRFGPILEWSISGFDEGSPVLWISTGIAHYECLEPSNSYKILYDLFFQKSRACIETYRRLSRSYGGTPEVSLNDLVAAVASTMVETSLSHTASIQDLIISWGRFIYEQLIGLEKSESTEDPNFSELPVLISLRDASKKTSFVKSREKTKCLQGGEYTAASGKATKISDSSILTSAEIGKQAARFAGLKNKSGLLSKPQVVEKESDAIRLTKIGRSDSPPNRRLTDFTFYDEDGIIQLVDMLEVKNMYVSGLILPLEESYDELKDKGVKCEGFGPILEWSISGFNDGLPIVWISTDVAHYECLRPSIAYKHLCGMFFDKARACVETYRILSNTCGGNPDLSLRELLNAVFHSMSKSENIPQGISIKNLIISWGGFIYEQLQGLEKSNSDEDPTFGELPVLVALRDASTKMSDIKTRNKKRQIISSQYVIAFAEIGKQAALFAGLKYKSDRLLDSSRIGESTRHRLVERESDAIRFTKTGRKDSPPNRQLTDFIFYDKDGTLQLVDMLELKDMYASGFIFPLEEAVRKEKGSGVKCEGFGPILSWSISGFDQGSPIIWVSTDVAHYECIRPAATYKNLYNLFLEKARACIMTYRLLSKSYGGNPDLSLSGLLNAVVHSMRKSKNIPKGTCIKNLIILWGRFIHDQLTGLEKSESEEDPIFGELPALIALRNASMRTRTKETGLESSKNLTVYGKVEEPSAPFASLNYRSDNSRIIEYRKLQVVEEELDALTLTKTDPNDSPPNRRLIDFSFYDADDILQPVEMLDVNAVYVTGIILPLEEASDKVEAKGAKCEEFGPILEWSISGFDEGSPVIWISTDVAHYECLTPAPAYKRLYSLLFEKARACVEAYRRLSKSCGGNDNLTLNELIAALVRSMSKSGGLPTGTSIKELIASWGWFIYEQLAGLENPDSKEEPIFGDLPVLIALRDASLRILDSKAGAEEKNSHSNKCAPEDDIKMRRDQLLQEKKNWLASFKPNKRLHPAISPNNYHVKISEDKIADDYPVPAYYKTEVQERDEYTIFDEDSCIFYPDQLPHSSLHNWSVYNSEGRMISLELLPMKSCPGINITVYGSGTMTADDGSGFYLQDDNGPSSSKELSIDATPVFLSAIKEWRIEFKSVMFYISIRTDMSWYRLGNPSEQYTPWLKPVLRTARLAIAIITLLKLQSRACCLSFLDVIKKVSQFDKSHPGHISSDLAAVRRYILVHGQIILQLFSEYPDITISKCAFVCTLRSKMEEQHQSKWSVNKSVIPKQEPGMMNSRAFKLATVSKRKAMPATTTELIRRIWRQYCSNHMHWESTEENVLNSNEDEAEENERKDLKYRREDEILKLQKCDHPHWKTRSAKKEIRWDGESVQRTSGGEALFTQALANGHVVCVGHTVVVRTSDSMKHSCICFIEYMFQSSDNRKLVHGRLLLRGCQTVLGDTASERELFLTNDCREFELRDVIETMVVEIGQRPWHYQHRKANADNDKLEKQRAWKRKIKGLPMEYFCRSLYWPERGAFFCLPTTVMGLGNGDCNSCKMKQASNVRVFKLCTSTTSFIYRGIHYSICDFLYLSPLYLAANEKQKTTFKNSRNVGLKSYIVCQLLGVESDDSIERADPECVMIKVRRFFKPEDISKEKAFFSDVQEVYYSEQIIKVPVAAVEGKCNVKKKKDFQFTDCHNSLYVFEHVFFCQHLYDTENGTLKQLPSNVELGFLSKEHIVQNDSIKNEKVKSIQGENKSECTEKAVDEAAKNPLATLDIFAGCGGLSTGLKESGISVSKWAIDYEEAETEAFKLNHSEAVTITSNCNAILRAIMIACGDGDECISSSDAAELASKLDEKVINSLPRPGEVDFIVGGPPCQGFSGLNRFQESYWSRTQCEMILSYLSYVDYFRPKYVLLENVRNFVRFDKGKMFHLTLASLLEMGYQVRFGVLEGGAYGIAQTRKRAFIWAACPEATLPEWPEPMHVFSGPELRIQLDSVGNAHYTAVRSTAGGAPFRAITVRDTIADLPAVRSGASATTMEYEGKPLSWFQKRVRGDMVHLIDHISKEMNQLNLTRCQKIPKCPGADWRDLPCVRVQLSNGKEANLVPRFLKNTAKTHNEWKGLFGRLDWEGNFPTAITDPTPGGKVGMCFHPEQDRIISVRECARSQGFPDSYKFSGSILHKHRQVGNAVPPPLAFALGRKLREAIEHNLYHNQSTCNLP, encoded by the exons ATGCAAAGAGAATCGAGTATTGGATATTGTCGTGCTAATAAGTCAGATACTTATGTTGAAATCACCTATAAAAGAAGGCAAAAGCGAACAAGGTTGGAGAGCTGCGAATATACCTCAGGTTCTTGTAAAATACCGAGGCAAGCTACTGTCAGCTCTGAGCTGGACTTATATGAGTCCGAGATAGTCGGGACTGGAAGACCTCAGGTAGTCCAGACTGAACCAGATGCAGTGGCATTGACAAGAAGAGGCCGAAATGACTTTCCAGTAAATAGAAGACTGACAGAGTTCTCCTTCTATGACGAAGATGAAAAACTGCAGCTTGTTGAGGTCATAGAGACGAAGAAGATGTACATTTCTGGTGCCATTTTGCCTTTGGAAGGAGCTTATGGTAAAGGCAGAGAAAAGGGAGTGCGGTGCAACAGATTTGGACCAATTCTAGAATGGTCAATATCTGGATTCGATGAAGGGTCGCCAGTTCTTTGGATTTCCACTGGCATTGCACACTATGAATGTCTCGAACCTTCCAATTCCTATAAAATTCTGTATGATCTTTTCTTCCAGAAGTCTCGTGCATGTATTGAGACTTATAGAAGATTATCAAGGTCCTATGGAGGCACCCCGGAAGTTAGTCTTAACGATTTAGTAGCTGCAGTTGCTTCAACAATGGTCGAAACTAGTCTATCACACACTGCGTCGATCCAAGACTTAATTATTTCTTGGGGAAGGTTCATCTACGAACAATTAATTGGCTTAGAGAAGTCAGAGTCCACCGAAGATCCAAATTTTAGTGAACTTCCTGTTCTAATTTCCCTAAGAGATGCTAGCAAGAAAACCTCATTTGTGAAAAGCAGAGAGAAAACTAAATGTTTGCAGGGCGGTGAATATACTGCTGCTTCTGGTAAAGCAACAAAAATATCAGACAGCTCCATTCTCACTTCAGCAGAAATAGGAAAGCAAGCAGCTAGATTTGCCGGTCTAAAGAACAAATCTGGTTTGTTGTCAAAACCTCAAGTAGTTGAGAAGGAATCAGATGCAATAAGACTGACAAAAATTGGTCGGTCAGATTCTCCACCTAATAGAAGATTGACAGACTTCACTTTTTACGATGAAGATGGCATAATTCAGCTTGTTGATATGCTGGAAGTGAAGAATATGTATGTTTCTGGTCTCATTTTGCCCTTGGAAGAATCTTATGATGAATTAAAGGACAAGGGGGTCAAATGTGAAGGATTCGGGCCAATTCTAGAGTGGTCAATATCTGGATTCAATGATGGCTTACCAATTGTATGGATTTCGACTGATGTTGCTCACTATGAATGTCTTCGCCCTTCCATCGCTTACAAGCATTTGTGTGGCATGTTCTTTGACAAGGCTCGTGCATGTGTAGAAACTTatagaattttatcaaacacttgtgGAGGCAACCCCGATCTGAGTCTTCGTGAGCTACTAAATGCAGTATTTCACTCAATGAGTAAGAGTGAGAATATACCTCAAGGGATATCCATCaagaatttaataatttcatGGGGTGGGTTTATTTATGAACAACTGCAAGGTTTAGAGAAGTCGAATTCTGATGAGGATCCAACATTTGGCGAACTTCCCGTGCTGGTTGCCCTTAGGGATGCTAGTACAAAAATGTCAGATATAAAAACTCGAAATAAGAAAAGGCAAATCATCAGTAGCCAATATGTCATTGCATTTGCAGAAATAGGAAAACAAGCCGCTTTGTTTGCTGGTTTAAAGTACAAATCAGATCGGTTGCTAGATAGTTCCAGAATAGGTGAATCTACAAGACATCGACTAGTGGAGAGGGAATCAGATGCAATAAGATTCACGAAAACTGGCCGGAAGGACTCTCCACCAAATCGACAATTGACAGACTTCATCTTTTATGATAAAGATGGCACGTTGCAGCTTGTTGATATGCTAGAACTAAAGGATATGTATGCTTCTGGTTTCATTTTTCCTTTGGAAGAAGCTGTTCGAAAAGAAAAGGGCAGTGGGGTAAAATGTGAAGGCTTTGGCCCGATTTTATCATGGTCAatatctggatttgatcaaggCTCACCAATCATATGGGTTTCCACCGATGTTGCTCACTATGAATGTATTCGTCCTGCTGCCACTTATAAAAATCTATACAATCTATTTCTCGAGAAGGCCCGTGCATGCATTATGACTTACAGGCTTTTATCAAAATCTTACGGAGGCAATCCTGATCTGAGTCTCAGCGGGCTACTTAATGCAGTTGTTCACTCGATGCGTAAGAGTAAGAATATACCTAAGGGGACATGCATAAAGAATTTAATCATTTTATGGGGTAGGTTTATTCATGACCAGTTAACGGGTTTGGAGAAATCAGAGTCTGAAGAGGATCCAATCTTTGGTGAACTTCCTGCACTTATAGCCCTTAGAAATGCTAGCATGAGAACTAGAACTAAGGAAACGGGGTTGGAGAGCAGCAAAAACTTGACTGTTTACGGGAAGGTAGAAGAACCTTCAGCTCCATTTGCTAGTTTAAATTATAGATCAGATAACTCGAGGATAATTGAATATAGAAAACTTCAAGTAGTTGAGGAGGAATTGGATGCATTGACGTTGACAAAAACTGACCCTAATGATTCTCCGCCAAATAGAAGATTGATAGACTTCTCTTTCTATGATGCAGATGACATATTGCAGCCTGTTGAAATGCTAGATGTGAATGCTGTGTATGTTACCGGTATCATTTTGCCATTGGAAGAAGCTTCCGATAAAGTGGAAGCGAAAGGAGCTAAATGTGAAGAATTTGGGCCAATTTTAGAATGGTCAATTTCTGGATTTGATGAAGGGTCACCAGTCATATGGATCTCTACTGATGTTGCTCACTATGAGTGTCTTACGCCTGCGCCTGCCTATAAAAGATTGTACAGTTTATTGTTTGAAAAGGCGCGTGCTTGTGTTGAAGCTTACAGAAGACTGTCAAAATCTTGTGGAGGCAACGACAATCTCACTCTTAATGAATTGATTGCTGCACTTGTTCGGTCAATGAGCAAGAGCGGGGGCCTACCCACCGGGACATCCATCAAGGAGTTAATTGCTTCATGGGGTTGGTTCATATATGAACAATTGGCTGGTTTGGAGAACCCGGATTCCAAAGAAGAACCAATCTTTGGGGACCTTCCGGTGCTCATCGCCCTTAGGGATGCCAGCTTAAGAATTTTGGATTCGAAAGCTGGAGCAGAGGAAAAAAATAGTCATTCCAATAAGTGTGCGCCTGAAGATGATATCAAAATGAGGAGAGATCAATTGCTccaagaaaaaaagaattggCTGGCATCCTTCAAACCAAATAAGAGGTTGCATCCAGCAATATCCCCTAACAACTACCATGTAAAGATCAGTGAAGACAAGATTGCAGATGATTACCCAGTTCCTGCTTACTATAAAACCGAGGTGCAAGAGAGAGATGAGTATACTATCTTCGACGAAGATAGTTGTATTTTTTATCCCGACCAGCTTCCTCATAGCAGCCTTCATAACTGGTCTGTCTATAATTCAGAGGGAAGGATGATTTCTTTGGAGCTTCTCCCTATGAAATCATGTCCCGGTATCAATATAACAGTTTATGGGTCTGGTACAATGACAGCTGATGATGGAAGCGGGTTCTATCTTCAAGATGATAATGGTCCATCAAGTTCTAAAGAGCTAAGCATCGATGCCACACCAGTCTTTCTGAGTGCCATAAAGGAGTGGAGGATTGAATTTAAATCTGTCATGTTCTATATTTCAATTCGAACTGATATGTCCTG GTACAGGTTGGGGAATCCATCAGAGCAGTATACTCCATGGTTGAAACCTGTGTTGAGAACCGCAAGACTAGCTATTGCCATTATTACATTATTGAAGCTGCAAAGCCGAGCATGCTGCCTTTCCTTTCTGGATGTCATCAAGAAAGTCTCGCAATTTGATAAAAGTCATCCCGGCCACATTTCCTCGGATCTAGCAGCAGTTCGCAGGTATATACTTGTTCATGGCCAGATTATCTTGCAACTGTTTTCAGAGTATCCTGATATTACAATCAGCAAATGTGCTTTCGTGTGCACTCTCCGCTCCAAGATGGAAGAGCAGCACCAAAGCAAGTGGTCAGTAAATAAGAGTGTGATCCCGAAACAAGAACCAGGCATGATGAACTCTAGAGCTTTCAAGCTTGCTACCGTCTCAAAAAGGAAAGCTATGCCTGCAACCACCACCGAGTTGATAAGAAGGATCTGGCGGCAGTATTGCTCAAATCACATGCATTGGGAGTCAACGGAGGAAAATGTTCTTAACTCCAATGAAGACGAGgcagaagaaaatgaaagaaaggaTCTCAAGTACAGAAGAgaagatgaaattttaaaattacagaAATGTGATCATCCACACTGGAAAACAAGGTCTGCTAAAAAGGAAATCAGATGGGATGGAGAATCAGTTCAAAGAACATCTGGAGGTGAGGCACTCTTTACACAGGCTCTTGCCAATGGACATGTGGTTTGTGTAGGCCACACTGTGGTGGTGAGAACATCAGATTCAATGAAACATTCGTGTATATGTTTCATAGAGTACATGTTCCAATCATCAGATAACAGGAAATTGGTTCATGGAAGACTGCTGCTTAGAGGTTGTCAAACTGTTCTCGGAGATACTGCTAGTGAGAGGGAGCTCTTCTTGACAAATGACTGTAGAGAATTTGAGCTTCGTGATGTCATAGAAACCATGGTTGTGGAAATCGGGCAAAGACCTTGGCATTATCAACACCGCAAGGCAAATGCAGATAATGACAAATTGGAAAAACAAAGAGCTTGGAAGAGAAAGATAAAGGGGTTACCCATGGAATACTTCTGCAGAAGTTTATACTGGCCGGAAAGAGGTGCTTTCTTTTGCCTACCAACTACAGTAATGGGCCTTGGGAATGGGGATTGTAATTCATGTAAAATGAAACAAGCCTCTAACGTGAGGGTCTTCAAGCTCTGTACATCCACAACAAGCTTCATATATCGGGGAATTCACTACAGTATTTGCGACTTTCTCTATTTAAGCCCTTTGTATCTTGCAGCAAATGAGAAACAGAAAACAACTTTCAAGAACAGCAGGAATGTCGGTCTTAAATCATATATAGTCTGCCAACTACTTGGGGTTGAAAGTGACGACTCCATTGAACGAGCTGACCCTGAATGTGTGATGATCAAAGTTAGGAGGTTTTTCAAACCTGAAGATATTTCAAAGGAGAAGGCTTTCTTTTCTGATGTTCAAGag GTTTACTACAGTGAACAGATAATTAAGGTACCTGTCGCTGCTGTAGAAGGAAAATGTAATGttaaaaagaagaaagattTTCAATTTACAGATTGCCATAATAGCCTTTATGTTTTTGAGCATGTCTTCTTCTGTCAACATCTGTACGACACTGAAAATGGGACTCTGAAGCAG TTACCTAGTAATGTTGAGCTAGGCTTCCTCTCAAAAGAGCACATAGTCCAGAATGATTCaatcaaaaatgaaaaagtaaagAGTATACAAGGAGAAAATAAATCCGAGTGTACTGAGAAAGCAGTGGATGAAGCTGCTAAAAATCCTCTAGCCACTCTCGACATATTTGCTGGTTGTGGTGGCCTGTCTACAGGTTTAAAAGAGTCGG GTATATCGGTGAGTAAATGGGCAATTGACTATGAAGAAGCTGAGACTGAAGCTTTTAAGTTGAATCACTCGGAGGCAGTGACAATCACTAGTAACTGCAACGCGATTCTTAG GGCAATCATGATAGCCTGTGGAGATGGAGATGAATGCATTTCAAGTTCAGATGCAGCCGAGTTGGCTTCAAAGCTTGACGAGAAGGTAATAAACAGTTTGCCACGACCTGGGGAAGTGGATTTCATTGTCGGTGGCCCCCCTTGTCAG GGATTTTCTGGACTAAACAGGTTCCAAGAAAGCTATTGGAGTAGGACGCAATGTGAAATGATCTTATCGTATTTATCTTATGTGGATTACTTCAGGCCTAAGTACGTCCTCCTCGAAAATGTCAGGAACTTTGTTCGTTTTGACAAAGGGAAAATGTTTCATCTAACTCTAGCTTCGCTGCTCGAAATGGGTTACCAG GTGAGGTTTGGAGTATTGGAAGGCGGGGCGTATGGTATAGCTCAGACACGCAAACGTGCATTCATATGGGCAGCTTGTCCAGAAGCCACGCTTCCTGAATGGCCCGAGCCAATGCATGTCTTTTCAGGTCCTGAACTCAGGATTCAATTAGATTCGGTTGGCAATGCTCATTATACTGCTGTTCGTAGCACTGCAGGTGGTGCCCCTTTCCGTGCTATCACTGTCAGAGATACAATAGCAGATCTCCCAGCAGTCAGAAGCGGGGCATCAGCAACAACCATGGAG TATGAAGGCAAGCCTCTTTCCTGGTTCCAAAAGAGGGTCCGAGGAGACATGGTACACTTGATAGACCACATTTCAAAGGAAATGAATCAGCTGAATCTCACCAGATGTCAGAAGATCCCCAAATGTCCGGGCGCTGATTGGCGTGATCTCCCATGCGTGAGG GTTCAATTGTCAAATGGAAAGGAGGCTAATTTGGTACCCCGGTTCCTGAAAAACACAGCCAAGACACACAATGAATGGAAGGGCCTATTTGGAAGGTTGGACTGGGAAGGAAATTTCCCAACAGCCATTACAGACCCTACTCCGGGTGGTAAGGTTGGCATGTGTTTTCACCCTGAACAAGACAGGATAATTTCTGTCCGAGAATGTGCTCGATCCCAG GGATTTCCAGATAGCTACAAATTTTCCGGCAGCATTCTACATAAACACCGGCAGGTTGGCAATGCTGTCCCTCCACCGCTGGCTTTTGCACTGGGAAGGAAACTCAGGGAAGCAATTGAACATAATTTGTACCATAATCAATCCACATGTAATCTTCCATAA